The Pseudomonas extremaustralis genome contains a region encoding:
- the gspJ gene encoding type II secretion system minor pseudopilin GspJ, whose protein sequence is MTPSQQGFTLIEVMVAILLMAVVSLIAWRGLDSVTRADQHLQASTEQTETLLRALNQMQRDINLRASVELNSRDDASKETGLAAVTVRSSDSKGFRLDVIRSAPVAGDGLQRVRWWLKGDNLYRAAAPARDRYPLPAAKDGVVVLSGVSDLQVRVWEADKGWRQLSGNRREDPLGLEVSLVRDTPQGVERYRQVVGPLR, encoded by the coding sequence ATGACCCCCTCCCAGCAAGGCTTCACCCTGATCGAAGTGATGGTGGCGATCCTGCTGATGGCCGTGGTCAGCCTGATCGCCTGGCGCGGACTCGACAGCGTGACCCGCGCCGATCAACACCTGCAGGCCAGCACCGAACAGACCGAAACACTGCTGCGCGCGCTGAACCAGATGCAGCGCGATATCAACCTGAGGGCCAGCGTCGAACTGAACTCGCGAGACGATGCCAGCAAAGAAACAGGGCTGGCAGCCGTGACTGTGCGCAGTTCCGACAGCAAAGGCTTTCGGTTGGACGTGATCCGTAGCGCCCCCGTCGCGGGAGATGGCCTGCAACGGGTGCGCTGGTGGCTCAAGGGCGACAACCTGTATCGCGCCGCCGCCCCCGCGCGCGACCGCTACCCGCTGCCGGCGGCGAAGGATGGGGTGGTGGTGTTGAGCGGAGTCAGTGATTTGCAGGTGCGGGTCTGGGAAGCGGACAAGGGATGGCGGCAGTTGAGCGGAAACCGTCGCGAAGATCCATTGGGGCTGGAAGTCAGCCTGGTGAGAGACACCCCTCAGGGAGTTGAACGGTATCGCCAAGTGGTAGGGCCGCTCAGGTAG
- a CDS encoding type VI secretion system Vgr family protein, with product MLAPANQTHFSLTLENFTGDLQVLSFTGTEGISQPYRFDVELVSEKADIDLEKLLHKRAFLAFDPQGHGIHGQVYRVAQGDAGKRLSRYSLSLVPQLQYLHHRTNQRIYQQMSAPQIIALILEEHGIQGDAYRFHLSQPCPDRDYCVQYDESDLHFIQRLCEEEGVHYHFQHSTRGHVLVFGDDQTVFPRLGQPTAYIQGSGLVADEPVIKGFSVRLATRTGRVTRRDYDFEKPKLQLEADYKPHGDDPGPDLEDYDYPGRFLTRDRGNVLSQRAVERHRADYQQAEGWGDQTTLTSGHFLQLSDHPRKAWNDLWLLTEVFHEGKQPQVLEESITSDTTEDDFHQGYRNRFLATPWDAFYRPPLNHPKPRILGSQSAVVTGPEGEEIHCDEHGRVKVQFHWDREGRGDDKSSCWLRVSSSWAGARYGGIAIPRVGMEVLVTFLEGDPDQPLISGCLYHKEHPVPYPLPANKTRTVFKTLSSPGGSGFNELRIEDKKGQEQIFLHAQRDWDENIEHDQKIRVGNERHDTVEQNTYTELKAEEHRITHADRKVEVRMDDHLTIAKNQHVKVGMAQLVSAGNEIHLKAGEKIIIDAEMELTVKAGGSFIKVDMGGIAVMGPEVKVNAGGSPGNGMGIGIKSPWLPGAADKDQAGRLMDRALVNGGTERVKPNAFYVFSE from the coding sequence ATGCTCGCACCGGCCAACCAGACCCACTTCAGTCTCACCCTCGAAAACTTCACCGGCGACCTGCAAGTCCTCTCGTTCACCGGCACCGAAGGCATCAGCCAACCCTATCGCTTCGACGTCGAACTGGTCAGCGAAAAAGCCGACATCGACCTGGAAAAACTCCTGCACAAGCGGGCGTTCCTGGCCTTCGACCCACAAGGCCACGGCATACACGGCCAGGTCTACCGTGTCGCCCAAGGCGATGCCGGCAAGCGCCTGAGTCGCTACAGCCTCTCCTTGGTGCCACAGCTTCAATACCTGCATCACCGCACCAACCAACGTATTTATCAGCAGATGTCGGCGCCGCAGATCATCGCCTTGATCCTCGAAGAGCACGGCATCCAAGGCGACGCCTACCGCTTCCACCTCAGCCAACCGTGCCCGGATCGAGACTACTGCGTGCAGTACGACGAATCCGATCTGCATTTCATCCAGCGCCTGTGTGAAGAAGAAGGCGTGCACTACCACTTCCAGCACAGCACTCGCGGCCACGTCTTGGTGTTCGGCGACGACCAGACCGTCTTTCCCAGACTCGGCCAACCCACCGCCTACATCCAAGGCAGCGGCCTGGTGGCCGACGAACCGGTGATCAAAGGCTTCAGCGTGCGCCTGGCCACCCGCACCGGTCGCGTGACCCGTCGCGACTACGACTTTGAAAAGCCCAAACTGCAACTCGAAGCCGACTACAAACCCCACGGCGATGACCCCGGCCCGGACCTTGAAGACTACGACTACCCCGGCCGCTTTCTCACACGCGACCGTGGCAACGTCCTCAGCCAACGCGCCGTCGAGCGCCACCGTGCCGACTATCAACAGGCAGAAGGCTGGGGCGACCAGACCACACTGACCAGTGGCCACTTCCTGCAACTCTCCGATCACCCACGTAAAGCCTGGAACGACCTGTGGCTGCTGACCGAGGTTTTTCATGAAGGCAAACAGCCCCAAGTCCTAGAAGAATCCATCACCAGCGACACCACCGAGGACGATTTCCACCAGGGCTACCGCAACCGTTTTCTCGCCACGCCGTGGGACGCGTTCTACCGCCCACCGCTGAACCATCCCAAACCACGCATCCTCGGCAGCCAAAGCGCCGTGGTCACCGGCCCCGAAGGCGAAGAGATCCACTGCGACGAACACGGCCGCGTCAAAGTGCAATTCCACTGGGACCGTGAAGGACGGGGCGACGACAAAAGCAGTTGCTGGCTGCGTGTTTCCAGCAGTTGGGCCGGCGCCCGCTACGGCGGCATCGCCATCCCCCGCGTCGGCATGGAAGTGCTGGTGACCTTCCTCGAAGGCGACCCCGACCAACCGCTGATCAGCGGCTGCCTGTACCACAAGGAACACCCAGTTCCTTACCCACTGCCAGCGAACAAAACCCGCACCGTGTTCAAAACCCTCAGCTCGCCCGGCGGCAGTGGCTTCAATGAACTACGCATCGAAGACAAAAAAGGCCAGGAACAAATCTTCCTGCACGCCCAGCGCGACTGGGACGAAAACATCGAACACGACCAGAAAATCCGCGTCGGCAACGAACGCCACGACACCGTCGAGCAGAACACCTACACCGAACTCAAGGCCGAAGAACACCGCATCACCCACGCCGACCGCAAGGTGGAAGTGCGCATGGACGACCACCTGACCATCGCAAAAAACCAACACGTGAAAGTGGGCATGGCGCAGTTGGTGAGCGCGGGAAACGAAATTCACCTGAAGGCCGGCGAGAAGATCATCATCGACGCCGAGATGGAACTCACGGTGAAAGCCGGGGGCAGTTTTATCAAGGTGGATATGGGTGGGATCGCAGTGATGGGGCCGGAGGTGAAGGTGAATGCGGGCGGTTCGCCGGGGAATGGGATGGGGATCGGGATCAAGTCGCCATGGTTGCCGGGGGCGGCGGATAAGGACCAGGCCGGGAGATTGATGGATCGGGCGTTGGTGAATGGGGGGACTGAGAGGGTTAAGCCGAACGCGTTTTATGTGTTTTCTGAATAA
- a CDS encoding peptidoglycan DD-metalloendopeptidase family protein: protein MKLYNPGSPFHYTSSWNPTRTHPVTGVVRAHRGEDWSAPSGTSIPAAGAGKVVYKGDMSGYGNVVVLEHANGTEIVHTLYAHMSTPSPLAMGAAVAKGATVGLCGNTGIGTGAHLHFEVLRNGTQGEPNLAKGHATVNPREFDISNLEHPDGAQATTATTKSVEAVNNDEPWQFPFRQADGKQFPNIKELYNVMDAETSGHYLLGGSNFWHGGLHISDKSAPQCIRNEPIRCIGDGVVVAYRLNKQHLVSKYIGSDICATLKYSTSFCLVRHKYESPPSKEPQGSKRNKLAFFSLYMHILPYDDYNKENSEHIRKLKVMNGGWPARNYHIDDIKSRIIGNIPTGIEIEILREQPTENGKYLFAQGRISKGSFSGAKEKDVIWFAIQEQGAPIKNSLGKERLAEIIPPERSIPRYWNGVVEASVSTLHGLKVRGAPNGDSAGSQISPEQVLCTGSVIRFYSDKIRWLTLEDGKKYPMAECTLVPSEHSGLKGAGILPEKFWCCVDDVGPRRMVTRKNITPAEFERVVITNAPIRAGEPIGYMGLYEVPANEKGGIQTKHQVHVEIFSSDSGIEDFLKNSAGVIDGRKFLALKRGQRLAVKSGTDNAPIFTEQGPTLNADSYSVMDGSNVIKDAEGDEWFKVLILDSKTHQEGYVNRKNVEIICQHDWNKLGYNIVRESNPDTEGFLDQKNMPAFFQDIFSKIGIKSTEDGIAASAQLQAALRAPHRRSTWSKLIAYHPTEWQAKSSEPKWNGLKAMLKDSPELLKHELERIDKLVFWDEMAGAMQLALPKSVYHFHPLAFINNIMKFSNDDRSWARSAFANLLGRVESNNDYTAYNTTTPTLRSFYNTKLTTMTIAEVQKKQQANKMFATGRYQLITSTLADAVTKLGLDTSQKYDEAMQDKIFCEYLIKIKRKAIIDFLEADGDIEEAIYAWAKEFASAGVRKGKKISSIILKDAAGKPVLHPATRKKQFVERYAESEGVSFYQGDGLNTAHITPEEMVRALKESKENGK, encoded by the coding sequence ATGAAACTATATAATCCCGGTTCACCTTTCCATTACACGAGTAGCTGGAACCCTACTCGTACTCATCCAGTAACAGGCGTAGTTCGCGCACACCGTGGAGAGGACTGGAGCGCTCCGAGTGGCACATCAATCCCAGCGGCTGGTGCGGGCAAGGTTGTCTATAAAGGCGACATGTCGGGCTATGGAAATGTAGTGGTATTGGAACACGCTAATGGCACAGAGATTGTGCATACACTCTATGCGCATATGAGTACCCCATCCCCCTTGGCAATGGGAGCCGCCGTGGCAAAAGGCGCTACGGTAGGCTTATGTGGGAATACAGGTATTGGAACAGGTGCTCACCTGCACTTTGAGGTCCTACGTAATGGCACGCAAGGCGAACCAAATCTGGCCAAGGGGCATGCCACGGTAAATCCGCGCGAGTTTGACATCTCCAATTTGGAGCATCCGGACGGTGCGCAAGCAACGACTGCAACTACCAAGTCGGTAGAAGCCGTTAATAATGATGAACCATGGCAATTTCCGTTTCGTCAGGCTGACGGCAAGCAATTCCCTAACATAAAAGAACTTTACAACGTTATGGACGCTGAGACGTCTGGACACTATCTCCTAGGCGGGAGCAATTTTTGGCATGGAGGGCTGCACATCAGTGACAAGAGCGCCCCGCAATGTATTCGAAATGAACCCATCCGTTGCATTGGCGATGGTGTAGTTGTAGCGTACAGATTAAATAAGCAGCATTTGGTTTCGAAATACATAGGGTCAGATATATGCGCAACTTTGAAATATTCCACATCTTTTTGTTTGGTCCGCCATAAGTATGAGTCTCCGCCTAGCAAAGAGCCGCAAGGAAGCAAACGTAATAAGTTGGCATTTTTTAGTCTCTACATGCATATCTTGCCTTATGATGATTACAACAAGGAGAACAGTGAGCATATACGAAAACTGAAAGTCATGAATGGAGGGTGGCCTGCGCGCAACTACCATATAGACGACATTAAAAGTCGTATTATAGGGAATATACCTACCGGGATTGAAATTGAAATATTGCGAGAGCAACCCACTGAGAATGGGAAATATCTGTTCGCACAAGGAAGAATTTCAAAGGGGAGCTTTTCCGGGGCCAAAGAAAAAGATGTGATTTGGTTCGCTATCCAAGAACAGGGTGCCCCAATAAAAAACAGTCTAGGCAAAGAGCGGCTGGCTGAAATTATACCTCCAGAACGTTCAATTCCCCGTTATTGGAACGGGGTTGTTGAAGCAAGTGTGAGCACGCTACACGGTCTAAAAGTCAGAGGTGCGCCAAATGGCGATAGCGCCGGATCTCAAATTTCACCAGAGCAAGTTTTATGCACCGGCAGTGTTATTCGTTTTTATAGCGATAAGATTCGATGGCTGACGCTAGAGGATGGAAAAAAATATCCAATGGCTGAATGCACTCTAGTGCCTTCCGAGCACTCCGGATTAAAAGGCGCAGGCATACTGCCTGAAAAATTTTGGTGTTGTGTAGATGATGTCGGCCCCAGAAGGATGGTGACGAGGAAGAATATCACTCCCGCGGAGTTTGAACGCGTTGTTATTACCAATGCGCCGATAAGAGCAGGTGAGCCTATAGGCTATATGGGGTTGTATGAAGTGCCGGCAAATGAAAAAGGCGGCATTCAAACTAAGCATCAAGTTCACGTGGAAATATTTAGTTCTGATAGCGGCATTGAAGATTTTTTGAAGAATTCTGCGGGGGTGATAGACGGAAGAAAATTCCTAGCCCTCAAACGAGGACAGAGACTCGCTGTTAAATCAGGCACTGATAATGCTCCTATATTTACCGAGCAAGGGCCTACGCTGAATGCCGACTCTTATTCGGTTATGGATGGCTCGAATGTTATTAAAGACGCAGAGGGTGATGAGTGGTTCAAGGTTTTAATTTTAGATTCTAAAACGCATCAAGAAGGTTACGTCAACCGGAAAAATGTTGAAATCATATGCCAGCATGATTGGAACAAACTTGGCTACAACATAGTAAGAGAGTCGAATCCCGACACAGAGGGTTTTCTAGACCAGAAAAACATGCCTGCTTTTTTTCAAGATATCTTTTCAAAAATTGGTATCAAGAGCACTGAAGATGGCATAGCAGCCTCTGCACAATTGCAAGCCGCACTGCGTGCCCCTCACAGACGTAGCACCTGGTCAAAACTTATCGCTTACCATCCGACAGAATGGCAAGCGAAGTCTTCAGAGCCAAAATGGAATGGATTAAAGGCCATGCTTAAGGACTCGCCCGAATTACTTAAACATGAACTGGAAAGAATCGACAAATTGGTTTTTTGGGACGAAATGGCAGGAGCGATGCAGCTTGCACTGCCAAAATCAGTTTATCACTTTCATCCTTTGGCATTTATCAATAACATTATGAAGTTTTCAAACGATGATAGAAGTTGGGCCCGTAGTGCATTTGCTAATTTACTGGGTCGGGTCGAGTCCAACAACGACTACACTGCCTACAACACCACAACCCCAACACTCAGGTCATTTTACAATACAAAACTTACAACAATGACCATAGCTGAAGTTCAGAAGAAGCAACAAGCTAATAAGATGTTTGCAACAGGTCGCTATCAGTTGATAACATCAACTTTAGCTGATGCGGTAACCAAACTGGGGCTGGACACCTCCCAAAAATATGACGAGGCAATGCAGGATAAAATTTTTTGCGAGTATTTAATTAAGATAAAGAGAAAAGCAATAATTGACTTTCTTGAAGCAGACGGCGATATCGAGGAAGCCATTTATGCCTGGGCAAAAGAGTTTGCTTCAGCAGGCGTTAGAAAAGGAAAAAAAATCAGCTCAATAATTTTGAAAGATGCAGCAGGCAAGCCAGTTCTTCATCCGGCGACACGTAAAAAACAATTTGTTGAGCGGTACGCAGAATCTGAAGGAGTATCGTTCTACCAGGGAGACGGATTGAATACTGCTCACATCACACCAGAGGAAATGGTTCGTGCACTTAAGGAATCTAAAGAAAATGGCAAATAA
- a CDS encoding FecR family protein, with translation MNIFSLCATRQSAANPLHDEARDWLLLLTSGRATVADAKALKAWCAQSPEHAQAFEQAKRLWQQLAPAAEQVSQPRRFGRRAFLGGALAASAAVVMVHVGSPGGFAGLTADYRTEVGEQRQVLLSEGISLELNTQTRVSRVGQGIELLEGEVEVLAHVAQPLRVQAGEGAVSAAQARFNLRNTDQTVCVTCIDGWLSVDVAGRSVRLESGRQLTYGAAGVGEPVVVDTQAVVAWREQILVFNNATLATVVDEINRYRPGMLVLLNKQLGQRRVQARFSLQQLAGVALLIRDAYGAKCTELPGGVVLLS, from the coding sequence TTGAATATTTTTAGCCTCTGTGCCACCCGGCAATCCGCCGCCAACCCCCTGCACGATGAAGCCCGCGACTGGCTGCTCCTGCTGACCTCGGGACGCGCCACCGTGGCCGACGCCAAGGCCCTCAAGGCGTGGTGCGCCCAGAGCCCCGAACATGCCCAGGCGTTCGAACAGGCCAAGCGCTTGTGGCAACAACTGGCACCGGCCGCCGAACAGGTCTCGCAGCCCCGCCGGTTCGGCCGGCGTGCGTTCCTCGGTGGCGCACTCGCCGCCTCGGCGGCCGTGGTGATGGTGCACGTTGGCTCCCCCGGCGGCTTTGCCGGCCTTACGGCGGACTATCGCACCGAGGTCGGCGAGCAGCGGCAAGTGCTGCTCAGCGAAGGCATCAGCCTGGAACTCAACACACAGACACGCGTCAGCCGAGTGGGGCAGGGCATTGAACTGCTCGAAGGCGAAGTCGAAGTGCTCGCCCATGTCGCACAGCCGCTCAGGGTCCAGGCCGGCGAAGGCGCGGTAAGCGCCGCCCAGGCGCGGTTCAACCTGCGCAATACCGACCAGACCGTGTGTGTCACCTGCATCGACGGCTGGCTGTCGGTGGACGTCGCCGGCCGCAGCGTGCGCCTGGAGAGCGGCCGGCAACTGACCTATGGCGCCGCCGGCGTGGGCGAACCGGTGGTGGTGGACACCCAGGCAGTCGTGGCCTGGCGCGAACAGATACTGGTATTCAACAACGCCACCCTGGCCACCGTGGTGGACGAGATCAACCGCTACCGGCCGGGGATGCTGGTATTGCTGAACAAACAACTGGGCCAGCGCCGCGTGCAGGCGCGGTTCAGCCTGCAGCAACTGGCAGGGGTGGCGTTGTTGATCCGGGATGCGTATGGGGCTAAGTGTACGGAGTTGCCGGGGGGGGTTGTGTTGTTGAGTTAG
- a CDS encoding RNA polymerase sigma factor yields MKDTGHSTMVSLFLASYEDFKVRLRKRLGSEDLANDVLHETYLRVDRMDVPPNLAQPNAYLYRMALNIAADRRQADARLLTGSEVEELLQSTDEAQDPSRVVGGQKEIQSLVKALYELPARRRQILIAARLEEAPHLEISRRFGISTRMVEKEIKAALGYCAKRLERKVIQRFGPGAGKPS; encoded by the coding sequence ATGAAAGACACCGGGCACAGTACGATGGTCAGCTTGTTCCTGGCCTCCTACGAAGACTTCAAGGTGCGCTTGCGCAAGCGTCTGGGTTCGGAGGACCTGGCCAATGACGTCCTGCACGAAACCTATCTGCGTGTCGACCGCATGGACGTGCCGCCCAACCTGGCGCAACCCAATGCCTACCTGTACCGCATGGCCTTGAACATCGCCGCCGACCGCCGCCAGGCCGATGCACGCCTGCTCACGGGCAGCGAGGTGGAAGAACTGCTGCAAAGCACCGACGAAGCCCAGGACCCCTCGCGGGTGGTGGGCGGTCAGAAAGAAATCCAATCCCTGGTCAAAGCCCTCTACGAGCTGCCGGCGCGCCGCCGCCAGATCCTTATCGCCGCCCGCCTGGAAGAAGCGCCGCACCTGGAAATCTCCAGGCGCTTCGGCATTTCCACGCGCATGGTCGAGAAGGAAATCAAGGCTGCCCTGGGCTACTGCGCCAAGCGCCTGGAAAGAAAAGTGATCCAGCGGTTCGGTCCCGGGGCGGGAAAACCGTCTTAG
- a CDS encoding secretin and TonB N-terminal domain-containing protein: MLLLLAGGRAAQAESPRLSLDLPAQDLEHALQAYSRATGMAVLVDRELTRGRRSISVRGRFTAQEALAILLTGSGLMARYARSDAFTLQLPDVSSPPVARGEAARRAARINSSYAAALQRAIEVSLCRSSLTRPGSFRALVQVWVNPQGGIEHSRLVSSTGDEQRDEALVRSLGTARVERPAPSSLRQPLTLLLMPDTTGTRMDCTAGKGGSDG; encoded by the coding sequence CTGCTGTTGCTGTTGGCCGGTGGTCGCGCGGCGCAGGCGGAGTCACCGCGCCTGTCGTTGGACCTGCCGGCGCAGGACCTGGAACATGCACTGCAAGCGTACAGCCGCGCCACCGGGATGGCGGTGCTGGTCGACCGCGAACTGACGCGGGGCCGGCGCTCTATCAGTGTGCGCGGTCGTTTCACGGCGCAGGAGGCTTTGGCGATATTGCTGACAGGGAGTGGCCTGATGGCGCGCTATGCACGCAGCGATGCATTCACCTTGCAGTTGCCCGACGTCAGCTCGCCGCCCGTGGCCCGTGGTGAGGCGGCACGTCGCGCAGCACGGATCAACAGCAGTTACGCCGCCGCCTTGCAGCGGGCGATCGAAGTCAGCCTGTGCCGCTCGTCACTGACACGCCCCGGCAGTTTCAGGGCGCTGGTGCAGGTCTGGGTCAACCCGCAAGGGGGGATCGAACACAGCCGGCTGGTCAGTTCCACCGGCGATGAACAACGCGATGAAGCACTGGTGCGCAGCCTGGGCACTGCGCGGGTCGAACGCCCGGCGCCGAGTTCGCTGCGCCAACCGCTGACTTTACTTTTGATGCCCGACACCACAGGAACACGCATGGACTGCACAGCCGGAAAAGGAGGCTCGGACGGATGA
- a CDS encoding response regulator transcription factor has translation MRPKELKLWTTGVAHLLALVPGHARLSGLSQWLRQVCPVDHFVLFVYEGNHRPLALFDTFGADKRGVYVDDYQCGPYLLDPFYLACTRGQAPGLWRLRQFAPDHFYLGEYYLTYYQQTGLAEEIAFFVDLGAGATAVLSLMRSTASCAFSRDEMQLIECAQAVVEQVIGEAWQLRQAQQPRPAQDLDFKIREAFDQFGAHILTGREQEIVQLLLRGHSSASVAEQLNISPGTVKIHRKNIYAKLGIGSQSELLGLFIRDLTGQESVAVA, from the coding sequence ATGCGCCCCAAGGAACTGAAGCTCTGGACCACCGGCGTCGCCCACCTGTTGGCGCTGGTCCCCGGCCATGCGCGGCTGTCAGGCCTCAGCCAGTGGCTGCGCCAGGTATGCCCGGTGGATCACTTCGTGCTGTTCGTCTATGAAGGCAACCACCGTCCGCTGGCGCTGTTCGATACCTTCGGCGCCGACAAGCGCGGTGTGTACGTGGATGACTACCAGTGCGGGCCCTACCTGCTCGACCCGTTCTACCTGGCCTGCACCCGTGGCCAGGCGCCTGGATTGTGGCGCCTGCGCCAGTTCGCGCCGGACCACTTCTACCTCGGCGAGTACTACCTCACCTACTACCAGCAAACCGGCCTGGCCGAAGAAATCGCGTTTTTCGTCGACCTCGGCGCGGGGGCCACAGCAGTGCTGTCGTTGATGCGCTCGACCGCCAGTTGTGCGTTCAGCCGTGACGAGATGCAGTTGATCGAATGCGCCCAGGCGGTGGTGGAACAGGTGATCGGCGAGGCCTGGCAACTGCGCCAGGCCCAGCAACCGCGTCCGGCCCAGGACCTGGACTTCAAGATCCGCGAAGCCTTCGACCAGTTCGGTGCGCACATTCTCACCGGGCGCGAACAGGAGATCGTGCAACTGCTGCTGCGCGGCCACTCCAGCGCGTCGGTGGCCGAGCAACTGAACATCAGCCCTGGCACGGTGAAGATCCACCGCAAGAACATCTACGCCAAGCTCGGCATCGGCAGCCAATCGGAATTGCTCGGCCTGTTTATCCGCGACCTCACCGGCCAGGAGTCGGTCGCTGTCGCCTGA
- a CDS encoding ABC transporter ATP-binding protein, translated as MNDTSPSDIEFCNVVKRYGAVQAVNGLNFSVRRGSFHSFLGGSGCGKTTTLRMIAGFEQPTRGEVRLAGQNVAGVPAFERPVNMVFQHYALFPHLTVAQNIAYGLRYRTPRPDKKTQLRMADEALEMVRLSGFGQRKPSELSGGQQQRVALARALVNKPTVLLLDEPLAALDRKLRKEMQSELLRLQREVGITFVLVTHDQEEALSMSDSISVMHNGSIIQTATPEQLYETPASRYVADFIGESNLFNGTVRRLHGNAVVLRTAQGLELTSPLTPTGQALGADAEGCIAVRPELISIAGAGAPLAREVSLPGCVEDRIYLGNCTEYRVRTQAFGVVCVRVPRQQEDVQAFEHGAAVSVGWDHANGLAMAL; from the coding sequence GTGAACGACACTTCGCCCAGCGACATCGAATTTTGCAACGTGGTCAAACGCTACGGCGCGGTGCAGGCCGTCAATGGCCTGAACTTCTCGGTGCGCCGGGGTTCGTTCCATTCCTTTCTCGGCGGCTCGGGCTGCGGCAAGACCACCACCCTGCGCATGATCGCCGGCTTCGAACAACCCACCCGCGGCGAGGTGCGCCTGGCCGGGCAGAACGTGGCCGGGGTGCCGGCGTTCGAGCGCCCGGTGAACATGGTGTTCCAGCATTACGCACTGTTCCCGCACCTGACGGTCGCGCAAAACATCGCCTACGGCCTGCGCTACCGCACCCCGCGTCCGGACAAGAAAACCCAACTGCGCATGGCCGACGAGGCCCTGGAGATGGTGCGCCTGAGCGGCTTCGGCCAGCGCAAGCCAAGCGAACTGTCCGGCGGCCAGCAACAGCGCGTGGCCCTCGCCCGCGCCCTGGTGAACAAGCCCACCGTGCTGTTGCTGGACGAACCCCTGGCCGCCCTGGATCGCAAGCTGCGCAAGGAGATGCAATCGGAACTGCTGCGCCTGCAACGCGAAGTGGGGATCACCTTTGTGCTGGTGACTCACGATCAGGAAGAGGCGTTGTCGATGAGCGACAGCATCAGCGTGATGCACAACGGCTCGATCATTCAGACCGCCACCCCTGAGCAGCTCTACGAAACCCCGGCCAGCCGTTACGTCGCCGACTTCATTGGCGAGTCCAACCTGTTCAACGGCACGGTGCGCCGCCTGCACGGCAACGCGGTGGTGCTACGCACTGCCCAGGGCCTGGAACTGACCAGCCCGCTGACGCCCACCGGGCAGGCGCTCGGCGCGGATGCCGAGGGCTGCATCGCGGTGCGCCCGGAGCTGATCAGCATTGCCGGCGCAGGCGCCCCGCTCGCCCGTGAAGTGTCGCTGCCCGGCTGCGTGGAAGACCGCATCTACCTGGGCAACTGTACCGAATACCGTGTGCGCACCCAGGCCTTCGGCGTGGTCTGCGTGCGCGTGCCACGCCAGCAGGAAGACGTGCAGGCGTTCGAACACGGCGCGGCGGTCAGCGTCGGCTGGGATCATGCCAATGGCCTGGCCATGGCGTTGTAA